The segment CCTTTATACAGGCAGACAGCTTTGACAAGGTCATTTCCCTGACTGAGCATCTGAACCGTCATCCCCTGACCTCACAGGAGATTGCAGAGGTGTTCGGATTCCGGGAGAGACAGTCCGGCTATTACTACAATGCCTGCGCCTATCTGGGACTGGCGTGCAGAAAAAAGCCGGCCGGGGCACAGAAAGGACCTGTGCGCATCGGGATTACTCCGGCTGGAAGGCGCCTGCTGTCCCTTTCCTACCGGGAGAGGCAGCTTGGCTATGTAAAACGGATTCTGGAGCATGAGATTTTCCATGAGCTTTTTGGGATTTTCCTGAGTACCGGAACGATACCTGATAAGAAATACATCGAAAAAAGAATGATGGCCATGGGCCTCTGCACAGAGAGCCTGGCAGGCCGCAGGGCCTCATCGGTAGCAGGCTGGCTCAGATGGATCAAACACCTTACGGACTGATGAACCCCGGGGAAGAAGGGGGAGGAGTCCAGCCTGCCCCCAGTCCGCCTCAAATCTGCCTCAAATCGGAGCGCAGCAAAGCTTTCCGCCGCGCTCAGCAAATGAGAGACAACGCCCTCGGCTCCTTAATACCATCTTACCATGGGAATCTCATTGTTGATGCCCTTTGTGCAGAGGATCTGATGGATGTCAATGATGCCGTTGTGGAAGGTGGCTGCGCAGGAGGACAGATACAGTTCCCACATTCGCAGGAAGCGCTCGTCAAACATGGCGCGGGCCTCCTCCATATGCTCTCTGTAGTTCTTCTCCCAGCAGAGCAGGGTTTTGTTGTAGTGGAGGCGGAGATTTTCCACGTCAAGGGTGTGGAAGCTGTCTTCTGCCAGGGCGGAGATCATTTCCCGCAGGCTTGGGATCATCCCTCCCGGGAAGATATATTTTTTGATCCAGGGATCTCCCGGATGCTCCTTTAAAGCGCTGATAAAGTGGAGCAGGAACATGCCTCCGTCTTTTAATACACTGTCCACACAGTCTATAAAGAGCTGATAGTTGTCACGTCCCACATGCTCCAGCATCCCTACGCTCACCACACGGTCAAAGGACAGGCCGCTTCCCTTCAAATCTCTGTAATCCATCAGCTTGACCGTGAGGGAATCCTGAAGGCCTTCATCCTGAATGCGTTTTTCAAATTCTCTGTACTGTTCATGGCTCAGAGTAATGCCTGTGCCCTTAATCTTATACTTCTTTGCAGCCTCAATCAGAAGAAAGCCCCATCCGCAGCCGATATCCAGAAGAGACATTCCCTCCTTCAGCCACAGCTTTTCGAGAATGTAGTCAACCTTATTTTTCTGGGCTGTCTCCAGGCTGTCCTCCGGCGTCTTAAAATAGGCGCAGGAATAGCTCATGGTCTTGTCCAGCCATAGCTTATAAAAATCATTTCCCAGATCGTAATGGCTGGTTACCTCCTTTGCCTGATTTTTCTTTGAGGTGGAGGAGTGAATCAGCTTTTTCAGGGCATGTTCATCCGTTGAAAATTTTCCCATCTGTCCCAGAAAGTGATCCAGAGCATTGTAGAGATTTCCCTCCACCTCCAGATCGCCGTCCATGTAGGCCTCGCCCAGAGCCAGAGAAGTACTGGTCAGGAGCTTTGACATGGGGATCGCTTTTTTGAAAGAAACGGTAAAAGCCGGCTCTCCGCTTCCGATGGGGTAAGAACGGTCACCAAACTTTATTATAAAGGGATAATCTGTAAAACGTCCGAGAAATTCTACCATGGCTTTTTCTTCTACTGCTTCAAACATCGTCAATTCCTCCTTCCAAGAAAAACTCCCGAGAGGGGAGTATAGCCGTCCATATACATTTCTACTAATGTTCATATGAATATATATAAAAACTAATACTATTTCTTTTTATTTACTCTAATTTTTTAAAACTGTCAAGGGAAATAATGGCAAAAATATCGGAAAAATAAGGTAAATTTTCGACAAATGCGAATGCGATCTTAAAATATATCCATAATAATGTCGGATTCGGACGTTTGCTGAGGGCAGAATAGAGAAACAGACGGAGGAAGAGGCAGCATAAAAGCCTTGCTAAGAGAGCGCAGATCAGGTATATTTTTCTTGCGGCACCGGCCTTATCTGGCAGGTGCCGCACACGAATCGACATCGAAAATTCAGGAGGGGAACGGAAGGATGGATTTAAGGGAAATTCAGGAGAGGATGAATACAGGACGCCTCTACTATGCCAATGACAGCGAGCTGGCGAAGGAGCAGGAAAAACAGATGGAGCTGCTCTATGAGTACAACCATACAAGGCCGTCTGAGGGAGAAAAAAGAGACAGCCTGATGAGGGAAATGTTTGCAGAGGTAGGGGAAAACTGTTATATAGAGCCTCCCCTTCACGCCAACTGGGCAGGAAAATTTGTACATATGGGAAAAGGTGTCTATGCCAATTTCAATCTGACTCTGGTGGACGATGCGGAGATCTTTATCGGGGACCATGTCATGTTTGGACCCAATGCAGTGGTCTGTACGGGAACACACCCAGTCTGCCCGGAGCTTCGCAAAAAGCAGGCCCAGTATAATCTTTCTGTAAAGATTGGAAATAACGTCTGGGTCGGAGCAGGCGCCGTGATTCTTCCAGGCGTGACGGTGGGAGAAAATTCCGTGATCGGGGCCGGGAGCGTAGTTACGAAGGACATACCGGACAATGTGGTGGCAGTAGGGAACCCCTGCCGCGTACTCCGAGCCATCACCCAGGAGGACAGAAAGTATTTCCGCCGCGGGATGGAAATCGACATTGATTAATAGAGGGAGAGATTATGCTTCTGGTACAGCTCAGAGAGATGAAAAATTTCACAAACCACGAGAGGGATGTGGCAGAGTATATTTTAGGACATATGGACCAGATTCCGGATATCTCTGCCGGCGAGCTGGCCAGAGCCTCCCTCACCAGCAAGGCTACGGTTGTCAGGCTCAGCAAAAAGCTGGGACTGTCAGGCTACCAGGAGCTGAAGCTCAGGCTGGTGGCGGAGATGAACCAGAGCGAGCGGATCAGCCAGCTAATCTCAAAGGAGCCCATTACAGGAAACAGCTCCTACTCCGACATTATCCTCACCCTTCCGGGACTTTACGACAAGGCGATCACCAATACGCGTCTGACCCTTGATAAAAATACTATGATGCGGATCGGGCGTTTTCTGCAGGGGGCAGAGTGCATTGACATCTACGGCACCGGGATCAGCTATGTGCTGGCACAGGCGGCCGCCTTTAAGTTTGCCACGCTGGGACTGGAATGCTCCGCCTATGAGAGCATAAACGGCCACTACCTGGCAGCCAGAAAGCATAAAAGGACAGTGGCCTTCCTCATCAGCTTTACCGGGGCAAACAGGACGGTGGAGCGGATGGGAGAGTACCTGATGACGGCCACCAACAATCACATCGTAGGAATTCTGGGGCCTCACAGCCAGGTTACAGGAAAATGGTGCCACGAGGTGGTGGAGATCCCAAACAGGGATTCTGTATTGAGCCTGGATGTGATTACCTCCTTTATGGCCGGCAACTATGTGTTCGACATCTTCTTTTCCATGCTTCTGGCAGGGTGCCAGGAGGAGCATGTGAAATCCTCGCTGGAAATGCAGAAGCACGAATCGCTTTTGCTGAACAGTGCCGGAGAGGAGCCTTAAGTTCTGAGATTTTGAACCGCTGTTTCAGATACGGCGGTTCTTTTTTTGCATATTTTGAACCGATGGAACTACGGGGCCGCCCGGCCTTGTGTTTCAGGGCCGGATTCGTTACATTAAATCCATAGAAAACAAAAGGAAAAATAGGAGGAAGCTATGGGGAAGTATCAGGAGCTTGCCGCTGACATTGTAAGGAATGTGGGGGGCAGAGAAAATGTGGCAGGGCTTGTCCACTGCATCACAAGACTTCGCTTTACGCTGAAGGATGAGAGTCTGGCAAACGACGACGTCTTAAAAGGGATGAGCGGCGTTGTGACGGTGATGAAGAGCGGCGGCCAGTACCAGGTGGTAATCGGAAATCATGTGGCGGAGGTATATGAGGACGTGCTGCCTCTCCTCGATCTGAGGGAAGACGGGGATGTGAATCAGGCAGACGGCAGCGGGGCAGGGAAGAAGAGGCTGTTGGACCGTGCCATTGATGTGGTGTCAGGAATTTTTCAGCCCATTCTTGGAATCATGGCTGCCTGCGGTATGCTGAAGGGCTTTAATACCCTGTTTGAAGCGCTTGGATTCTATACCGAGACCAGCGGAATTTACATGGTGATCAATGCGGCCGGGGATGCCCTGTTTAACTTCCTGCCGCTGTTTCTGGGATACACGGCTGCAAAGAAATTTCATTTAAAGCCCATGCTGGGACTTGCCGTCGGTGCGGCCATGTGCTATCCCTCCATTCAGCTTGGAAGCCTGGAAGCCGGGGGAACGGCTCTCTATACGCTGTTTGAGGGAACGATGTTCGCCTCTCCGGTGTATCTGACCTTTCTAGGGATTCCGGTCATTGCGGCCAACTATACGGGAACGGTAATCCCTGTGATCCTGGCTGTGTGGTTTGCGTCGAAATGCGAAAAGCTGTTTAACAGGATTGTACCGGATCTGGTGAAGTTTTTCTTTGTCCCGATGCTGACCCTTCTGGTGACGCTACCGGTGACGCTGCTTCTCTTAGGCCCTGCGGCAACCTTCGGCTCCATTCTGATATCTGAATTTACCCTGGCAATCAGGGATTTCAGCCCGTTGGTGGCAGGTGCGGTAGTAGGTTTCACCTGGCAGCTCCTTGTCATCTTCGGACTGCACTGGGGCTTTATTCCAGTCTACATCAACAATGTCATGACCCTGGGCTACGACAATGTCATGATGCCGTTTTTCGCCTGCACCTTTGCAACCTCAGCGGTTGTGCTGGCAATCTTTTTCAAGACAAGGGACAAGAAATTAAAGGAGATGGCGATCCCGAACTTTATCTCCGGCATTTTCGGAGTGACAGAGCCGGCCATCTACGGAATCCTGCTTCCGCTGAAAAAGCCCTTTGTGATCAGCTGCATTGCCGGCGGTATCGGGGGAGCCTTTTACGGACACTTTAACTTCCGAAAGTTTATTCTGGGCGGAATGGGAATCTTTGAGCTTCCAAACATGATGAATCCAGATGGCACGATGGGAAATATCATTGTAGCTTTTGCAGGAATTGCCATTTCCATGGCAGTGGGCTTTGTGCTGACCATGATGTTCTACAGGGATGAGAAAGAGAAGGTACAGAAGCTGGCAGAGGATACAGAGAGTCTGTCTGAAAAGGTGGAAGAAGAAATCACTGTGTACAGCCCGCTGAAGGGGACAGTGATCCCTCTTGACCAGGTGGAGGACGAGGCCTTTTCCAGCGGAGTTCTCGGAAAAGGGGCGGCGGTGATCCCGGAAGAGGGAGTGCTGTGGGCGCCGGCTGACGGAACCATCTCTGCTATGTTCCCCACCGGCCACGCCATCGGAATGGTGACGGAAAGCGGAGCCGAGGTGCTGATGCATGTGGGAATGGATACGGTAAAGCTGAATGGAGAGGGCTTTAAACCTCTGATCAAGGCAGGCGATCAGGTCAGAAAGGGGCAGCCGCTCCTGGAATTTGACATGAAGCTGATTCAGGAGACTGGCTATTCGCTGGTGACGCCTGTCCTGGTTACCAATTACATGCAGTACGGCGAGATCAGGACGCTCAAAACGGGAGCGGCAGACAGAGGAGAGGCGCTGCTCTCTGTATGGCCTAAGGAAGAGACCAAGGGATGATGACGAGTTTGGAGGAATACGATGAGAAAT is part of the Clostridium sp. M62/1 genome and harbors:
- a CDS encoding SAM-dependent methyltransferase — translated: MFEAVEEKAMVEFLGRFTDYPFIIKFGDRSYPIGSGEPAFTVSFKKAIPMSKLLTSTSLALGEAYMDGDLEVEGNLYNALDHFLGQMGKFSTDEHALKKLIHSSTSKKNQAKEVTSHYDLGNDFYKLWLDKTMSYSCAYFKTPEDSLETAQKNKVDYILEKLWLKEGMSLLDIGCGWGFLLIEAAKKYKIKGTGITLSHEQYREFEKRIQDEGLQDSLTVKLMDYRDLKGSGLSFDRVVSVGMLEHVGRDNYQLFIDCVDSVLKDGGMFLLHFISALKEHPGDPWIKKYIFPGGMIPSLREMISALAEDSFHTLDVENLRLHYNKTLLCWEKNYREHMEEARAMFDERFLRMWELYLSSCAATFHNGIIDIHQILCTKGINNEIPMVRWY
- a CDS encoding sugar O-acetyltransferase, with product MDLREIQERMNTGRLYYANDSELAKEQEKQMELLYEYNHTRPSEGEKRDSLMREMFAEVGENCYIEPPLHANWAGKFVHMGKGVYANFNLTLVDDAEIFIGDHVMFGPNAVVCTGTHPVCPELRKKQAQYNLSVKIGNNVWVGAGAVILPGVTVGENSVIGAGSVVTKDIPDNVVAVGNPCRVLRAITQEDRKYFRRGMEIDID
- a CDS encoding MurR/RpiR family transcriptional regulator, encoding MLLVQLREMKNFTNHERDVAEYILGHMDQIPDISAGELARASLTSKATVVRLSKKLGLSGYQELKLRLVAEMNQSERISQLISKEPITGNSSYSDIILTLPGLYDKAITNTRLTLDKNTMMRIGRFLQGAECIDIYGTGISYVLAQAAAFKFATLGLECSAYESINGHYLAARKHKRTVAFLISFTGANRTVERMGEYLMTATNNHIVGILGPHSQVTGKWCHEVVEIPNRDSVLSLDVITSFMAGNYVFDIFFSMLLAGCQEEHVKSSLEMQKHESLLLNSAGEEP
- a CDS encoding beta-glucoside-specific PTS transporter subunit IIABC, with product MGKYQELAADIVRNVGGRENVAGLVHCITRLRFTLKDESLANDDVLKGMSGVVTVMKSGGQYQVVIGNHVAEVYEDVLPLLDLREDGDVNQADGSGAGKKRLLDRAIDVVSGIFQPILGIMAACGMLKGFNTLFEALGFYTETSGIYMVINAAGDALFNFLPLFLGYTAAKKFHLKPMLGLAVGAAMCYPSIQLGSLEAGGTALYTLFEGTMFASPVYLTFLGIPVIAANYTGTVIPVILAVWFASKCEKLFNRIVPDLVKFFFVPMLTLLVTLPVTLLLLGPAATFGSILISEFTLAIRDFSPLVAGAVVGFTWQLLVIFGLHWGFIPVYINNVMTLGYDNVMMPFFACTFATSAVVLAIFFKTRDKKLKEMAIPNFISGIFGVTEPAIYGILLPLKKPFVISCIAGGIGGAFYGHFNFRKFILGGMGIFELPNMMNPDGTMGNIIVAFAGIAISMAVGFVLTMMFYRDEKEKVQKLAEDTESLSEKVEEEITVYSPLKGTVIPLDQVEDEAFSSGVLGKGAAVIPEEGVLWAPADGTISAMFPTGHAIGMVTESGAEVLMHVGMDTVKLNGEGFKPLIKAGDQVRKGQPLLEFDMKLIQETGYSLVTPVLVTNYMQYGEIRTLKTGAADRGEALLSVWPKEETKG